A single window of Penaeus chinensis breed Huanghai No. 1 chromosome 9, ASM1920278v2, whole genome shotgun sequence DNA harbors:
- the LOC125028579 gene encoding RNA polymerase II subunit A C-terminal domain phosphatase SSU72-like yields MNDLAFAVICSSNMNRSMEAHAFLSKKGFNVRSFGTGDKVKLPGPAPDKPNCYEFGTSYDDIYNDLIRKDKTLYTQNGLLHMLDRNRRIKPEPERFQLCKDKFDIIITCEERVYDQVLECLEARIPEENTPVHVINIDIQDNHEEATIGAFMICELAALLSGTEDLDNDIDELLHEFETKCQRNVLHCVQFY; encoded by the exons ATGAATGACCTTGCGTTTGCAGTGATTTGTTCGAGCAACATGAATCGCAGCATGGAAGCTCATGCCTTTCTCAG CAAGAAGGGCTTCAATGTCAGATCTTTTGGAACAGGAGACAAAGTGAAGCTTCCTGGACCTGCACCTGATAAGCCAAACTGTTATGAATTTGGTACATCTTATGATGATATCTATAATGATCTTATAAGGAAAGATAAAACTCT TTACACACAGAATGGACTGCTCCACATGTTAGACAGAAATCGACGGATTAAGCCTGAACCAGAGAGATTTCAGCTGTGTAAAGAcaaatttgatatcattatcacatgCGAAGAAAGAGTTTATGACCAAGTATTAGAGT GCTTGGAAGCAAGGATTCCTGAGGAGAATACACCAGTTCATGTAATCAACATTGACATTCAGGATAATCATGAAGAGGCAACCATTGGTGCATTTATGATTTGTGAATTGGCTGCATTG CTCTCAGGGACAGAAGATCTGGACAATGACATCGATGAGCTTCTGCATGAGTTTGAAACAAAATGTCAGAGGAATGTCCTTCATTGTGTACAGTTTTATTGA